Proteins encoded in a region of the Phacochoerus africanus isolate WHEZ1 chromosome 8, ROS_Pafr_v1, whole genome shotgun sequence genome:
- the SMIM1 gene encoding small integral membrane protein 1 yields MQPQESSVQYSRWEDGGSRDGVSVASGPGAEEASGWARVSRKLCSGKLGISLKVLGGVALFWAVFILGYITGYYVHKCK; encoded by the exons ATGCAGCCCCAGGAGAGCAGCGTCCAGTACAGCCGGTGGGAAGACGGCGGCAGCCGGGATGGAGTCAGCGTGGCCAGCGGGCCCGGCGCGGAGGAGGCCTCGGGCTGGGCGAG GGTCTCCCGGAAGCTGTGCTCCGGCAAGCTGGGCATCTCCTTGAAGGTGCTGGGCGGAGTGGCCCTCTTCTGGGCCGTGTTTATCCTGGGCTACATCACCGGCTACTACGTGCACAAGTGCAAATAA